The following coding sequences are from one Triticum aestivum cultivar Chinese Spring chromosome 5A, IWGSC CS RefSeq v2.1, whole genome shotgun sequence window:
- the LOC123105777 gene encoding DET1- and DDB1-associated protein 1, which translates to MSALCYQLSAKRAWPERATAQTSRSRTAAAAMGSPLGSWPSHNPQNFSQLVPADPSAQPTNVSPTTYIAAHRTDPPPDQVITTEPRNILLRHFYQNSENKPRPKRAAPESAALRNGKQARSPAEGGSQSSTRS; encoded by the exons ATGTCTGCTCTCTGCTACCAACTGTCGGCAAAGAGAGCCTGGCCGGAGCGAGCGACGGCACAGACATCGCGGTCGCGGACGGCGGCAGCGGCGATGGGAAGCCCGCTGGGCAGCTGGCCGAGCCACAACCCGCAGAACTTCAGCCAGCTCGTCCCGGCCGATCCCTCCGCCCAGCCCACG AATGTCTCACCAACAACATACATTGCAGCACATAGGACAGATCCACCTCCCGATCAAG TGATCACGACGGAGCCCAGGAACATCCTGTTGAGGCATTTCTACCAGAACTCGGAGAACAAG CCGAGGCCGAAGAGGGCCGCCCCGGAGAGTGCTGCCCTGCGCAACGGCAAGCAGGCGCGGAGCCCCGCTGAGGGCGGAAGCCAGTCGAGCACGAGAAGCTGA
- the LOC123105776 gene encoding probable serine/threonine-protein kinase At1g01540, producing MAAAAVGRRLLLQSETPRRQQQQAAPSPWSAGYLNTWLSQRTPVFGLRLWVLMGIAVGAAIVLVLLLLFLCLSRRRRGRRAANLYHPADAKPLKQQQHLQHQHAPTPAKDIQEIVRRQQHQQPAPTPLPQPAAAQMAKAEPPPPQTQTLQQQRAQLPAMPAGSKRSTAASGLSATTSGGSERDLATPRSAGSGAMGPEVSHLGWGHWFTLRELEEATDGLAEENVIGEGGYGIVYRGTLQDSTIIAVKNLLNNRGQAEKEFKVEVETIGRVRHKNLVRLLGYCVEGAYRMLVYEYVDNGNLDQWLHGEIGEESPLTWDMRMNIIIGTAKGLAYLHEGLEPKVVHRDVKSSNILIDKQWNAKVSDFGLAKLLCSEESYVTTRVMGTFGYVAPEYASTGMLTERSDVYSFGVLLMEIITGRSPVDYTRSAGEVNLIEWLKNMVAERKAEEVVDPKLPERPSPKALKRALLVALRCVDPDGHKRPKMGHVIHMLEMEDLNPRDDRKPRRDAATDRSSSMEDGSLSKRENQRYR from the exons atggcggcggcggcggtggggaggaGGCTGCTGCTGCAGTCGGAGACGCCGCGGCGCCAGCAGCAGCAGGCGGCGCCGTCGCCGTGGAGCGCGGGGTACCTCAACACGTGGCTGTCGCAGCGCACGCCCGTCTTCGGCCTCCGCCTCTGGGTGCTCATGGGCATCGCCGTCGGCGCCGCCATCGTGCTCGTGCTCCTGCTGCTCTTCCTCTgcctctcgcgccgccgccgggGCCGCCGCGCGGCCAATCTCTACCACCCCGCCGACGCCAAGCCCCTCAAGCAGCAGCAGCACCTGCAGCACCAGCACGCGCCCACGCCGGCCAAGGACATCCAGGAGATCGTGCGCCGGCAGCAGCACCAGCAGCCGGCGCCGACCCCGCTGCCGCAGCCCGCCGCGGCGCAGATGGCCAaggcggagccgccgccgccgcagacgcAGACGCTGCAGCAGCAGAGGGCGCAGCTCCCGGCGATGCCCGCGGGGTCCAAGCGCTCCACGGCGGCCAGCGGCCTGTCGGCCACCACGAGCGGCGGGAGCGAGCGGGACCTGGCCACGCCGAGGAGCGCCGGGAGCGGCGCGATGGGGCCGGAGGTGTCGCACCTCGGGTGGGGCCACTGGTTCACGCTCCGGGAGCTGGAGGAAGCCACCGACGGGCTCGCCGAGGAGAATGTGATCGGCGAGGGGGGCTACGGGATTGTCTACAGAGGCACGCTGCAAGATTCCACCATCATTGCCGTCAAGAATCTGCTCAATAATAG GGGCCAGGCTGAAAAGGAGTTCAAGGTGGAGGTCGAAACGATCGGCCGTGTCCGGCACAAGAACCTCGTCAGGCTGCTCGGCTACTGCGTGGAGGGTGCCTACAG GATGCTTGTCTACGAGTATGTCGACAACGGCAATCTCGATCAGTGGCTTCATGGCGAGATTGGGGAAGAGAGCCCATTGACCTGGGATATGAGGATGAACATAATTATCGGAACCGCTAAAGG GCTGGCCTATCTTCACGAAGGGCTGGAACCGAAGGTTGTCCACCGCGACGTCAAATCTAGCAATATTCTCATCGACAAGCAGTGGAATGCTAAAGTATCGGATTTTGGGCTTGCAAAATTGCTGTGCTCGGAGGAAAGCTATGTTACCACCCGTGTTATGGGAACCTTTGG CTATGTGGCGCCTGAATACGCCAGCACCGGAATGTTAACTGAGAGGAGCGATGTGTATAGCTTTGGCGTTCTTTTGATGGAGATCATAACTGGTAGATCTCCTGTAGATTATACTAGGTCAGCTGGAGAG GTGAACTTGATCGAGTGGCTGAAGAACATGGTGGCTGAGAGGAAAGCAGAGGAAGTGGTCGACCCCAAGCTCCCCGAGAGGCCTTCCCCGAAAGCCCTGAAGCGGGCTCTTCTGGTCGCCCTTCGCTGCGTCGACCCCGATGGCCATAAGCGGCCTAAAATGGGGCATGTGATCCACATGCTGGAGATGGAGGACCTAAACCCCCGCGAC GACAGGAAGCCCCGAAGGGATGCGGCAACTGACAGATCAAGCTCGATGGAGGATGGGAGCCTGAGCAAGCGCGAGAACCAACGGTACAGATGA